The following DNA comes from Candidatus Hydrogenedentota bacterium.
CGCAGCACCCGCACCGCCGAGGGCGTGAGGATGAACAACGTGAACGTGTCCGGCTGGATCGAGCGCGACCTTCCCGGCCCGCCGGGGCAGAAAGCCATGGCCGCTCAGGACCGGCCCGCCGCCGAGATCGCTGACCTGGCCATCCGGGTGCGTGGCGAACCCGGATTGACCGGCCCGATCGAGCCACGCGGCTTTCTCCAAGTCGCCAGCCTGCCCGGCACGGCCCGCCCCGACATCGCGCCCGGCGAAAGCGGCCGCCGCGAATTGGCGGAGTGGTTGACCGACCGTCGCCACCCGCTGACGGCCCGGGTCTACGTCAACCGGTTGTGGAGCCAGCTCTTCGGCACCGGCCTGGTCTCGACTCTCGATAATTTTGGCCCTCAGGGAGAGGCGCCCAGTCATCCCGAATTGCTCGACTGGCTCGCCGTCGACTTCATGGAGCACGGCTGGTCGACGAAACACACCCTCCGGCGCATCGCCCTGAGCCGCGCCTACCGTCTCGCCTCACCCACGGCCGACCACCCCCGCCCGGCAAGTGATCCAGACGGTCGGCTCCTCACCCATCAGCATCGCCGCCGCCTGCCGGCGGAGTCGATCCGCGACGCCCTGCTGGTGGCTTCGGAAA
Coding sequences within:
- a CDS encoding DUF1553 domain-containing protein, which encodes RSTRTAEGVRMNNVNVSGWIERDLPGPPGQKAMAAQDRPAAEIADLAIRVRGEPGLTGPIEPRGFLQVASLPGTARPDIAPGESGRRELAEWLTDRRHPLTARVYVNRLWSQLFGTGLVSTLDNFGPQGEAPSHPELLDWLAVDFMEHGWSTKHTLRRIALSRAYRLASPTADHPRPASDPDGRLLTHQHRRRLPAESIRDALLVASENWESGSGGSPVSHLGEQAIANSSSQGGSAQTTSHRRRSLYLPMVRGDMPDFLEAFDMANPDVATGERALTSVHGQSLL